Below is a genomic region from Acidobacteriota bacterium.
GCTCCGCGACGTCCGGCCGCCCGCGGGCCGCGGTTCGCCCGGGCGATCGCCGTCAGCTCTTGTCGGCCTGGCAGGTGCGGATCCCGAGCAACGTGTACAGGGGACAGGTGCCCAGCGCCGCGGTGGCCAGCGGCACGATCCCGATCAGCCCGATCCACCGCCATGGCCCCTCGATGACGAAGACGAGGGCGAGCAGCACGAGCCCCACGATCACGCGGGCGACACGGTCGGCGGTTCCGACGTTCTTGTCCATCGCTGCCTCCTCGACACCGAGCGTCCGGCCAGGTGGTCCGGCACGCGCCTCGGGCCACCATTCTAGGCCCGGGCGCGCCCGCGGCGCCCTCCCATGATCCTCCGGTAGAGCCACGGAAGGCTCACGTCGAGCCGGTAGTCGATTCCGGAGTGATCGTCGTCGAACTCCTCGTAGCGGTGCGGAATTCCGTACTGCCGCAGCTTCCTGTGCAGGATTCGGGCGCCGTAGTGCATGTAGTACTGGTCGCGCCGGCCGCAGTCGATGTAGATGCCGGAGAGGGAACGGAGCTGCCGCCGGCACGCCTCGCGATCGACGAGTCTGATCGGATCGTGCCGCTGCCAGCGCGCCCACCGGCGGCGGTCGATCTCGCCGGTGTGAGTGTCCATCGGGAGCCGGAAGCCGAGCGGGGCGTCGGGGTCGGGATCGTAGAACGCAGCCATCGCGAGGAACATGATCGTGTGCGCGTCACCCCGCGACAGTTTCTTCTTCCCGTAGAAGGCGCGGAGGAAGC
It encodes:
- a CDS encoding DUF2892 domain-containing protein, translating into MDKNVGTADRVARVIVGLVLLALVFVIEGPWRWIGLIGIVPLATAALGTCPLYTLLGIRTCQADKS